Proteins encoded within one genomic window of Aliidongia dinghuensis:
- the spt gene encoding serine palmitoyltransferase yields the protein MSLFHKFAPLRAAYDRLESAKSNPFNVAFDRVLSPTEARIGDREILLLGTNNYLGLTYDPAVIARAVEATEMFGTGTTGSRIANGSYDGHKRLERALADFYGRKHAMVFSTGYQANVGVLSALAGKNDHLLLDADCHASIYDGSRLGHAQVTRFRHNDPDDLANRLRRLGDTPGDKIVVVEGIYSMLGDAAPLREFAAVKREWGAYLVVDEAHSLGVLGQTGRGLAEAEAVEADVDFIVGTFSKSLGGVGGFCVGDMEGFDILRVVSRPYMFTASLPPSVIAAALEALHQLRTRPILRERLMDNARQFYYGLADLGFNLGPEPNPVVSAIMPDPETAFAFWSRLLDAGLYTNVSLPPATPKGLALLRSSVGAAHTPDQIDHALSLFAEVGRAMGLIAPARAEVRAAG from the coding sequence ATGTCGCTTTTTCACAAGTTCGCGCCGCTGAGGGCCGCCTACGACCGGCTCGAGAGCGCCAAGTCCAATCCCTTCAACGTCGCTTTTGACCGAGTGCTCTCGCCGACCGAGGCGAGAATCGGCGATCGCGAGATCCTGCTGCTTGGAACGAACAACTATCTGGGCCTGACCTATGATCCCGCGGTGATCGCGCGGGCGGTCGAGGCGACGGAGATGTTCGGCACCGGCACCACGGGCTCGCGCATCGCGAACGGCAGCTACGACGGCCATAAGCGGCTCGAGCGCGCGCTCGCCGACTTCTACGGCCGCAAGCACGCGATGGTGTTTTCGACCGGCTACCAGGCGAACGTCGGCGTGCTTTCGGCACTCGCCGGCAAGAACGACCATTTGCTGCTCGACGCGGACTGCCACGCCAGCATCTACGATGGATCGCGCCTCGGGCACGCCCAGGTGACGCGCTTCCGCCACAATGACCCGGACGATCTCGCGAACCGTCTGCGTCGCCTGGGCGATACGCCCGGCGACAAGATCGTCGTCGTCGAGGGCATCTATTCGATGCTGGGCGACGCGGCGCCGCTGCGCGAGTTCGCTGCGGTGAAGCGCGAATGGGGCGCCTATCTGGTGGTCGACGAAGCCCATTCGCTGGGTGTGCTCGGCCAAACCGGCCGCGGCCTTGCCGAGGCGGAGGCGGTCGAGGCCGACGTCGACTTCATCGTCGGGACCTTCTCCAAGAGCCTGGGCGGCGTCGGCGGCTTCTGTGTCGGCGACATGGAAGGCTTCGACATCCTGCGCGTCGTCAGCCGGCCCTATATGTTCACGGCATCCTTGCCGCCGAGCGTGATCGCGGCGGCGCTCGAGGCGCTCCATCAATTGCGCACACGCCCGATCCTGCGCGAGCGGCTGATGGACAATGCCCGGCAGTTCTATTACGGGCTGGCCGACCTGGGCTTCAATCTCGGGCCCGAGCCGAACCCGGTCGTCTCCGCAATCATGCCGGACCCTGAGACCGCCTTCGCCTTTTGGTCGCGCCTGCTGGACGCGGGCCTCTATACCAACGTGAGCCTGCCGCCGGCGACGCCCAAGGGCTTGGCACTGCTGCGCTCGAGCGTCGGTGCCGCGCACACGCCCGACCAGATCGACCACGCCTTGTCGCTGTTCGCCGAGGTGGGCCGGGCCATGGGGCTGATCGCACCGGCGCGCGCGGAGGTGCGGGCGGCTGGCTGA
- the lptF gene encoding LPS export ABC transporter permease LptF — translation MIIHRYLISEIVKPLAAILGILAALFASYSAAGFLSDAVNGLLPIDILAEMIALKALISLEVLIPVSLFIAVVLAFGKLNGDSEFIAMFALQVTPGRVMRSVLMLSGGLAVLVAGLSLVARPWAYEALHELSRLAELTLDVDAMQAGTFYVGQNGSRVIFLMHRDGPASPARDVFVKRWHDGYAEIIHAKLGYQLAPAKSSGDPQILLSDAHIYELGTEERQTDRTMTASSIIVDPNRHDPAPPEYSSVAASSRDLAASAEPRDIAELQWRFSTPLSTLLLAMLGIPLSRVKPRQSKYEKFGTAILLYSGYYLICTSARTWVQHGVVPAFPGIWWAPGMLALVLLALTFAPGMGLRLRRRWA, via the coding sequence TTGATCATCCATCGTTATCTGATCAGCGAAATCGTCAAGCCGCTGGCCGCCATCCTCGGCATCCTCGCCGCGCTGTTCGCCAGCTATAGCGCGGCAGGTTTCCTGTCGGACGCGGTCAACGGGCTGCTGCCGATCGACATCCTCGCGGAGATGATCGCGCTGAAGGCGCTCATCTCGCTCGAGGTGCTGATCCCGGTCTCGCTGTTCATCGCCGTGGTGCTGGCGTTCGGCAAGCTGAACGGCGACTCCGAGTTCATCGCGATGTTCGCGTTGCAGGTGACGCCCGGCCGGGTGATGCGTTCGGTGCTCATGCTGTCGGGCGGGCTCGCCGTACTTGTGGCCGGGCTGTCGCTGGTCGCGCGGCCCTGGGCCTACGAGGCGCTGCATGAACTCTCCAGGCTGGCCGAACTGACGCTCGACGTCGATGCCATGCAGGCCGGCACCTTCTACGTCGGCCAGAACGGCAGTCGCGTGATCTTCCTCATGCACCGCGACGGACCGGCGTCGCCCGCTCGCGACGTGTTTGTGAAGCGCTGGCATGACGGCTATGCCGAGATCATCCACGCGAAGCTCGGTTATCAGCTGGCGCCGGCCAAGTCGAGCGGCGACCCGCAGATCTTGCTGAGCGACGCCCACATCTATGAACTTGGCACCGAAGAGCGGCAGACCGACCGGACGATGACGGCGTCGAGCATCATCGTGGACCCGAATCGGCATGACCCGGCGCCGCCCGAGTACAGCTCCGTCGCCGCCAGCAGCCGGGACCTCGCGGCATCCGCCGAGCCAAGGGACATCGCCGAGCTGCAGTGGCGGTTCTCGACGCCGCTCTCGACGCTGCTCCTCGCCATGCTGGGGATCCCGCTCAGCCGGGTGAAGCCGCGGCAAAGCAAGTACGAGAAATTCGGCACGGCGATCCTGCTCTATTCTGGCTACTACCTCATCTGCACCTCGGCCAGGACTTGGGTCCAGCACGGTGTCGTGCCCGCGTTCCCCGGCATCTGGTGGGCGCCAGGGATGCTGGCGCTGGTCCTGCTCGCCCTAACCTTCGCGCCCGGCATGGGGCTGCGGCTCCGACGCCGATGGGCGTGA
- a CDS encoding acyl carrier protein produces MDTSVGDIRQIIFDTLRSSLHKLVELSDQTNIVNDLGLDSVAVMDFVMEIEDRLDISVPLDKIAEIETLGDLVFAVRGLKANA; encoded by the coding sequence ATGGACACATCGGTCGGTGATATTCGGCAGATCATATTCGACACATTGCGCTCGTCGCTGCATAAGCTCGTCGAACTCTCCGATCAGACGAATATCGTCAACGATCTGGGGCTCGATTCTGTCGCGGTGATGGATTTCGTGATGGAAATCGAAGACCGACTCGATATCTCCGTGCCGCTCGACAAGATCGCCGAGATCGAAACGCTGGGCGATCTTGTGTTCGCCGTGCGCGGCCTGAAGGCCAATGCCTGA